The following is a genomic window from Acidimicrobiia bacterium.
CTGCTCACGCGGCACGCCCGCGGCGTGCGCGAGGGCCGGCAGCACGAGGACGACCCGTGATCCGGATGAGCGCCGAGGCGCGCAACCTGAACTGGCTGGTGTCGAACTTCGTCGCCGGCGTGCCCGGCGCCACCCAGGCCGCGGTCGTGTCGTCCGACGGCCTGCTCATCGCCATGTCCGACGGCCTCGACCGCGTCGACGCCGACCGGCTGTCGGCGGTCGCGGCCGGGATCCAGAGCATCGCCCGCGGCGCCGCGGGACCGCTGCGCGGCGGCGCCGTCCACGAGACCATCGTCGAGTTCGAGCACGCCATCCTCTTCGTCATGAGCGTCAGCGACAGCTCGGCGCTGGCGGTGACCGCCACCCGTCCCTGCGACGTCGGCCTCATCGGCTACGAGATGGCGGTCCTGGTCGAGCGCTGCGCCGCCGCGCTCACCCCCGCCGTGGTGGCGGAGCTCCAGACGGCGTTGCCGCAGTAGAGGGGAACCAGGTGACGCTGACCGGACCGGAGCCGCGCCTGCCGCGGGTCGTGCGCCCCTACGTGCTGACCGGCGGGCGCACGAGGGCGGCCGGCCCGACGCTGGCGCTCGACGCGTCCGTGTGCACCACCGCCAGCGCGCCGACGCGGCCGCTGCCGGCGACACCGGAGGCGGCGCGCATCATCGACCTGTGCGCGGTGCCGACCTCGGTCGCCGAGCTCGCCGGCCGGCTCACCCTGCCGGTCGGCGTGGTCCGGGTGCTCGTCGGCGACCTGGGCGCGCTCGGCGCCGTGACCGTGAACCCACCGACCCCGGTCAGCGCCGCGACCGACACCGGGCTCCTGACGAGGCTCCTCGATGGCATCCGCGCTCTCTGACCGCACCCTGCGCCCGCTGGCGGCGCCGCTGTCGATGAAGGTCGTCGTCGCCGGCGGCTTCGCGGTCGGCAAGACCACGTTCGTCGGCGCCATCTCCGAGATCGAGCCGCTGCGCACCGAGGCCGAGATGACGGTCGAGAGCCTCGGGCTGGACCACGCGGGACCCGTCGCCGGCGTCAAGCGGGGCACGACGGTCGCCATGGACTTCGGCCGGATCACGATCGACGAGGAGATGGTGCTGTACCTGTTCGGCACCCCGGGTCAGGACCGCTTCTGGTTCCTCTGGGACGAGCTCGTGCGCGGCGCGGTCGGAGCCGTGGTGATGGTCGACACCCGGCGGCTGCAGGAGTGCTTCGCCGCCGTCGACTACTTCGAGCACCTCGAGCTG
Proteins encoded in this region:
- a CDS encoding roadblock/LC7 domain-containing protein produces the protein MIRMSAEARNLNWLVSNFVAGVPGATQAAVVSSDGLLIAMSDGLDRVDADRLSAVAAGIQSIARGAAGPLRGGAVHETIVEFEHAILFVMSVSDSSALAVTATRPCDVGLIGYEMAVLVERCAAALTPAVVAELQTALPQ
- a CDS encoding DUF742 domain-containing protein, translated to MTLTGPEPRLPRVVRPYVLTGGRTRAAGPTLALDASVCTTASAPTRPLPATPEAARIIDLCAVPTSVAELAGRLTLPVGVVRVLVGDLGALGAVTVNPPTPVSAATDTGLLTRLLDGIRAL
- a CDS encoding ATP/GTP-binding protein, with amino-acid sequence MASALSDRTLRPLAAPLSMKVVVAGGFAVGKTTFVGAISEIEPLRTEAEMTVESLGLDHAGPVAGVKRGTTVAMDFGRITIDEEMVLYLFGTPGQDRFWFLWDELVRGAVGAVVMVDTRRLQECFAAVDYFEHLELPFVVAVNLFDGVATHHPRMVREALSVPANVPVVLCDARRRSHVQETLVLLV